One part of the Coffea eugenioides isolate CCC68of chromosome 10, Ceug_1.0, whole genome shotgun sequence genome encodes these proteins:
- the LOC113750694 gene encoding MDIS1-interacting receptor like kinase 2-like, translating to MDKHFCSQFMFLGLLLTPFFPKLAPLHFTTLRPNATAREVAHENEVVALLKWKASLDVNSQSLLSSWDSNGSNPCNTWIGIRCNKAGRVGYVELSDFGLRGRLHDLDFSSLNHVVYLDMSNNSLYGTIPSNIGNLSKLYYLDLALNFLLGPIPPEIGLLTNVWYFSLYHNNITGSIPQQIGLLRTLVTFDLGFNYITGIIPSFIGNLTHLYFLALPNNGLSGCIPSTIFSNLTNLQYLYLYSNQLSGPIPGEVGMVRSLRDLELADNHLTGQIPASIGNLSNLIDLILRVNQLSGLIPEEIGKLHSMLDLELGANNLEGNIPSSIGNLGRLEYLSLYDNKFTGKILSSLKNCTRLYRIDLRSNEFSENISQNFGMYSNLNYIDLSDNSFYGELSVTWGHCRNLTGFKASNNNLSGKIPDEIGGASQLEVLDLSSNRLTGRIPQIFVKFISLLDLRLNNNKLSGDIPSTIGKLSKLLHLNLAENNLSGPIPPEIGECKELLDSNLSQNALNGKIPFQIGEMNSLETLDLSHNMLIGELPQQLGELKSFQIMNFSHNELSGSVPSSFSQCLSLVLVNISYNQLEGPLPNIAAFRKAPFDALRNNKDLCGDVAGLKACPRSGSNQVNKSSSKAKTMLIVFPTLGTMLFCVLLLFVALTRKSSKARTESGCDRNKDPFAIWSFDGKMVYKDIVKATEDFSAHYCIGVGGNASVFGAEMPNGQIVAVKKLHTQENIGLSSPEGFRNEILALTEIRHRSIVKLYGFCSHALHSFLVYEFLEGGSLLDRLSSDEKAMNLKWITRIRILTDVANALFYMHHDCSPPIIHRDISSKNVLLDSENVAHISDFGCARFLKPHSSNWTTFAGTYGYAAPELAYTMEVTEKCDVYSFGVLALEVIVGKHPSDLISILLSTPSSMPKPKSLDIMLKDVLDKRIPPPTLQEAEDVVLAAKLAIACVHTSPQFRPTMQQVSGHISRKKSASKSLSLVTLSELLYS from the exons ATGGATAAGCATTTCTGCTCCCAATTTATGTTTCTAGGCCTACTTTTAACCCCATTCTTTCCAAAACTTGCACCTTTGCATTTCACCACTCTAAGACCAAATGCAACAGCAAGAGAAGTTGCCCATGAAAATGAAGTTGTTGCTTTGCTGAAGTGGAAAGCCAGCCTTGATGTAAACAGCCAATCACTCCTCTCAAGCTGGGATTCGAATGGAAGCAACCCTTGTAATACTTGGATCGGCATTCGCTGCAATAAGGCTGGAAGAGTTGGCTATGTTGAGCTCAGTGATTTTGGTTTAAGAGGTAGATTGCATGATCTTGATTTCTCATCCTTGAACCATGTAGTTTACCTTGACATGTCTAATAACTCTTTATACGGCACCATTCCCTCAAATATCGGTAACCTTTCTAAGCTCTACTATCTTGATCTGGCTCTCAACTTCCTTTTAGGACCGATTCCACCAGAAATAGGTTTACTAACAAATGTTTGGTATTTCAGCCTGTACCATAATAACATCACAGGTTCGATTCCCCAACAAATTGGATTACTAAGGACGCTTGTTACATTTGACTTGGGATTCAACTATATCACAGGAATCATTCCCAGCTTCATTGGAAACCTCACTCATCTCTACTTTCTTGCCCTGCCTAATAATGGGCTTTCAGGATGCATTCCTTCCACCATTTTTTCAAACCTGACAAATCTCCAGTATTTGTATCTCTACAGCAATCAATTATCTGGTCCAATCCCTGGTGAAGTTGGCATGGTAAGGTCTCTTCGGGATCTTGAGTTGGCCGACAACCATCTAACTGGTCAAATCCCAGCATCTATAGGGAATTTGAGCAACTTAATTGACCTAATTCTTCGTGTAAACCAATTATCAGGACTCATACCTGAAGAAATTGGCAAGCTACACTCCATGCTTGATCTTGAATTAGGTGCTAACAATCTAGAGGGTAATATTCCCAGCTCCATTGGCAATTTGGGACGATTGGAATACTTGAGCCTTTACGACAATAAGTTTACAGGCAAAATCCTGAGTAGCCTGAAAAATTGTACTAGGTTATACAGAATTGATCTTAGAAGCAACGAATTTTCTGAAAACATATCACAAAATTTTGGCATGTATTCGAATTTAAATTACATTGACTTGAGTGATAATAGTTTCTATGGGGAACTGTCTGTAACATGGGGTCATTGTCGGAACTTGACTGGCTTCAAGGCCTCCAACAACAATCTTTCAGGGAAGATACCAGATGAGATAGGAGGGGCATCTCAATTGGAAGTGCTAGATCTCTCCTCAAATCGATTAACTGGGAGAATACCCCAAATTTTTGTCAAGTTCATTTCACTGTTGGACCTAAGGTTGAATAACAACAAACTTTCAGGGGATATTCCATCAACAATTGGCAAGTTGTCTAAACTTCTACATCTTAATTTGGCCGAGAATAACCTTAGTGGTCCAATTCCCCCAGAAATAGGAGAGTGCAAAGAGCTATTGGACTCGAACCTGAGCCAAAATGCACTTAATGGAAAAATTCCTTTCCAGATTGGAGAAATGAATTCTCTGGAAACTCTCGATCTCAGCCACAACATGCTGATTGGTGAGCTACCACAGCAGTTGGGAGAACTAAAGAGCTTTCAGATAATGAATTTCTCACATAATGAGCTGTCAGGTTCGGTACCTTCAAGCTTTAGCCAATgtttgagcttggttttggtTAATATATCGTACAACCAATTGGAGGGTCCTCTTCCCAACATTGCAGCATTTCGGAAAGCCCCATTTGATGCCTTGAGGAATAACAAAGATTTGTGTGGCGATGTTGCTGGCTTGAAAGCTTGCCCTCGATCAGGAAGTAATCAGGTCAACAAAAGCAGCAGCAAAGCAAAGACAATGTTGATTGTATTTCCGACGCTGGGAACCATGCTTTTCTGtgttttgcttctttttgttGCACTAACACGTAAGAGCAGTAAAGCAAGAACTGAGTCCGGCTGTGACCGAAATAAAGATCCGTTTGCAATATGGAGCTTTGATGGAAAGATGGTGTATAAAGACATCGTCAAAGCAACAGAGGACTTCAGTGCCCACTACTGTATTGGAGTAGGAGGAAATGCAAGTGTTTTCGGGGCTGAAATGCCAAATGGTCAAATTGTTGCCGTGAAAAAGCTCCATACACAAGAAAATATTGGATTGAGCAGTCCAGAAGGTTTTAGGAATGAAATACTTGCATTAACGGAAATAAGGCATCGCAGTATTGTGAAGCTTTATGGATTCTGTTCACATGCACTGCATTCATTCTTGGTGTACGAATTCTTGGAAGGAGGAAGCCTATTAGACAGACTCAGTAGCGATGAAAAGGCTATGAATTTGAAATGGATCACAAGGATTAGAATTCTTACAGATGTAGCAAATGCACTGTTCTATATGCATCATGACTGCTCACCTCCCATAATCCATCGAGACATATCAAGCAAGAATGTGTTGTTAGACTCTGAAAACGTGGCTCACATCTCTGATTTTGGCTGTGCAAGGTTCTTGAAACCTCACTCATCTAATTGGACAACATTTGCTGGAACCTATGGTTATGCAGCTCCAG AACTTGCTTACACAATGGAAGTCACTGAGAAATGTGATGTATATAGTTTTGGAGTTCTAGCCCTTGAAGTGATTGTGGGGAAGCATCCAAGCGACCTAATTTCCATTTTACTATCAACACCATCATCAATGCCAAAGCCAAAATCTCTTGACATAATGCTGAAAGACGTCTTGGACAAAAGAATTCCTCCACCTACCCTACAAGAGGCTGAAGATGTGGTACTAGCTGCAAAACTAGCAATTGCATGTGTTCATACAAGTCCCCAGTTTCGGCCGACGATGCAACAAGTTTCTGGACACATATCAAGAAAAAAATCAGCTTCCAAGAGCCTGTCCCTTGTTACACTAAGTGAACTGTTATATTCCTGA
- the LOC113749339 gene encoding 5-formyltetrahydrofolate cyclo-ligase-like protein COG0212: protein MGAYVLQISSLLPFIPKHALISRQFLPFSLPENRHFSIKLESHNSKITHSARKNDVGFDTAAYEADRLSRDAEARKAMAETSQKETQDESDPKAWKWVIRNRVWESMEAQNIAQFPRPVHHRIPNFVGAHIAANKLSELEEFKMAKCVKVNPDTPQKQVRFLTLNAGKKLLTPQPRLRTGFFSILESQMLSSSTIKEACTSVGVAKYGRAIGLDEKIKVDLIVIGSVAVDPKTGARLGKGEGFAELEYGMLRYMGAIDDSTPIVTSVHDEQLVDDIPVEKLLIHDVPVDIICTPTKIICTNTPIPKPQGIYWDKLSPEKLGQIKILRELKSRIERETGQKLPCGPSEKLPPTAQRRR, encoded by the exons ATGGGAGCATACGTGCTCCAAATTTCTTCTTTACTTCCATTCATCCCCAAACACGCCCTTATTTCCAGACAGTTTCTCCCCTTCTCGCTCCCAGAAAATCGCCATTTCTCAATCAAACTGGAGTCCCATAACAGTAAAATAACACACTCAGCTCGGAAAAACGACGTCGGGTTCGACACCGCAGCATATGAGGCTGACCGTCTTAGCCGTGACGCCGAAGCCCGAAAAGCCATGGCTGAAACCTCCCAGaaagaaactcaagatgaaTCCGACCCGAAAGCTTGGAAATGGGTGATCCGAAATCGGGTCTGGGAGTCAATGGAGGCCCAAAACATAGCCCAGTTCCCTAGACCCGTCCATCATCGGATCCCCAACTTCGTTGGAGCCCACATTGCTGCTAATAAA TTAAGTGAATTGGAGGAGTTTAAAATGGCAAAATGCGTGAAAGTGAATCCAGATACACCTCAGAAGCAAGTCAGGTTTCTCACTCTTAACg CTGGAAAGAAGCTGCTGACTCCTCAGCCCCGCCTAAGGACTGGTTTTTTCTCCATACTTGAATCTCAAATGTTAAGCTCTAGCACCATCAAAGAGGCATGCACTTCGGTTGGTGTTGCCAAATATGGAAGGGCTATCGGATTGGACGAGAAGATTAAGGTGGATCTAATTGTAATTGGCTCTGTTGCTGTTGACCCAAAGACAGGTGCACGCCTTGGCAAGGGTGAG GGTTTTGCTGAACTTGAATATGGTATGCTGCGTTACATGGGAGCAATTGATGACTCAACTCCAATTGTTACATCTG TCCATGATGAACAACTTGTAGATGATATTCCAGTTGAGAAGCTGTTAATTCATGATGTGCCAGTTGACATCATATGCACACCAACAAAGATCATATGCACCAATACTCCCATCCCAAAGCCTCAAG GGATTTACTGGGACAAACTATCTCCTGAAAAGCTTGGTCAGATCAAAATACTTAGGGAGCTGAAGAGCAGAATTGAGCGAGAAACTGGACAGAAGCTTCCCTGTGGCCCTTCGGAGAAGCTACCGCCAACAGCTCAACGTAGACGCTGA